A window from Culex pipiens pallens isolate TS chromosome 3, TS_CPP_V2, whole genome shotgun sequence encodes these proteins:
- the LOC120414321 gene encoding arrestin domain-containing protein 2-like, which yields MPTRLEIVLSNSSDGIFYPGQELIGDVNAVLSKTCNVSRLRLTISGVGKTTWYEQYSGRGATTFKGKERYLYSELILFQPFNEKSMEIPAGTYSHGFACQLPDTLPASFEGKRGHIRYFLKATLERPWRQSKTTSLNFQIVRQLDLNNEILLPVRSELTKSLGYWPCVPSGVLYASVELPTSGFVPGQFIPAVIQVNNKGSNKITRIVTMLVQKITYAARRPKLTEKVERFIVCKNITPGITLPEGGVLAAENLQVPWVLPTSSFSRVVQIGYELVVEFEIDSCFFNANQVIRVPVVIGVIPTRDSNMMESNAIRVWTRKA from the exons ATGCCTACTAGGTTGGAGATTGTCCTCAGCAACAGTTCCGACGGGATTTTCTACCCCGGCCAGGAACTGATTGGTGATGTGAACGCAGTGCTGAGCAAAACTTGTAATGTTTCAA GACTACGATTAACAATTTCCGGTGTGGGGAAAACGACCTGGTATGAGCAATACAGTGGTCGTGGCGCCACAACTTTCAAGGGAAAGGAACGATATCTCTATTCGGAGCTTATTTTGTTCCAACCTTTCAATG AGAAATCAATGGAAATCCCAGCCGGCACGTACAGCCACGGTTTCGCCTGTCAGCTTCCGGACACGCTTCCAGCGTCCTTCGAGGGCAAACGTGGCCACATTCGGTACTTCCTGAAGGCCACCCTTGAGCGGCCATGGCGCCAGTCAAAGACCACCTCGCTGAACTTCCAAATCGTTCGCCAGCTAGACCTGAACAACGAAATCCTGCTTCCCGTCAGATCCGAGCTGACCAAATCCCTCGGATACTGGCCGTGCGTTCCAAGCGGAGTTCTATACGCGTCCGTGGAGCTGCCAACCTCCGGGTTCGTTCCCGGACAGTTTATCCCAGCCGTAATCCAGGTCAACAACAAAGGAAGCAACAAAATAACCCGAATCGTTACCATGCTAGTGCAGAAGATCACCTACGCCGCACGACGCCCCAAGCTAACCGAAAAGGTCGAACGATTCATCGTGTGCAAAAACATTACCCCCGGAATAACGCTTCCCGAGGGTGGTGTCCTCGCGGCCGAAAATCTCCAGGTGCCGTGGGTTCTACCGACCAGCAGCTTCTCGCGCGTCGTCCAGATCGGCTACGAACTGGTCGTCGAGTTCGAGATCGACAGCTGCTTCTTCAACGCGAACCAGGTGATCCGAGTGCCGGTGGTGATCGGGGTGATCCCGACCCGGGACTCCAACATGATGGAGAGCAACGCCATTCGCGTGTGGACGCGGAAGGCGTAA